DNA from Apis cerana isolate GH-2021 linkage group LG13, AcerK_1.0, whole genome shotgun sequence:
GAGTTGTTTCCGATCGATCTCTCTCTGTTGCCTCGACCATATCATCGAAAGATTCTTGGTCGAACGAATAGACGACGTTgaagattgaaagaaaatttctgagAATACTACAGTTAAGACAGTTGGTCAATATTGGCACCGATGTATATTggcaataaatttcgaatcgcgTCATAAACACTCTCCAAGAGATCTTCCTCCTCTATCCTCCTCTAGTTCGATCGAAAACTACTTCGAATCGTCGCGAACTCGCTAGTTTTACGAGCGAACCGAAGAAAAGGATGCTTTGTTGGCGGGCACGAGTTTACGATTCTCACAAAAtcagaataaaaaatcgaaaccggtaagagggaaaaaagggaggaggaggaggaggtgcgCGGTCAAGCTTACGACTTTACTTTTAATGCGGGTCTGTTCGTTGGTTCGCGGGAAAGGGGACCGTACGTAACGTTTCCCCGAAATATATGTGAGCGGCATTTATTCCCGCGCAGTTGGCCGAAACTGCGCACTCTCGTCGATTCGTTGACCCCTCGAGCCGACTGAATCACGATAAGGGTGTCCACCGCTCGCACGAGTCATCTTTTCCAATTAGCCTCTACACCTACAAGAAATGCGTACGAGCGTGTGCCCACCACTTGGCTACTTGGGGAACCGCAGTGGACGTGAATTTCTATGGAATAATATCCATGGGATGGAAATGTTTTTACAGTGGGAGATTCGGAGCTCGAAGGATGGCATAGGCGGCACACAATTGAACGGCAGCATGTGCTATGTGATAGTCACTGGTCGTAGTTTGCTGTGGACGTTGCTGTCCCTGGTGGCGTTAATGGCCGTTTTATCGGGCCTCATCACTCCAAAATGGCTGATTGGACCGCAGATGAAAGACACGAGTAACTATTTTCTCTTCTATTCCTAACCATTATCGTGCGATCCGGACAACTTATACTTAATTGGAACGTAAATGGAAACGTAGACTCGAACTTTAACGAGATCGTACCACTCTCTTTCGTTGGTATTTGCATAATTCGTTCAAAACCTTTGACAAAAAGTTTATATCGAtagctttttattttattctactttttcttttcaattatcagAGAATGGATCAGAGTCCTACGTACCGACAGTTGGAATTTTCAATCGTTGCATCAGGCTGCACGGGAAGAAGACTCATTGCGCGAATTTTAACCTGGACGGCTTCGCCACGGATTCCAGCGTGTTTCCAGGCTGTTGGAAAGCCTCGTACTTCTTCCTGTCTTTTGGCTTGGCGATTATGGCGATGACGGTGTTGGCAGCTTTGGTTGGCTGCTGCATGCAGAGCATCGGCAGAAAAAGCATCTTCAATTTGGCCGGTGTTGCGCAAGTCATCGCtggtaataaatattccaatattgtAACACTTCGATGTAATGCACGcctcataatttttttcgatccaTCGATAATTCTACTTATCCTTTTCCCCCGTCAGGGATATTTTATCTGTTGGGAATGATTTTGTATCCAGCCGGTTGGGGCGCAGAAAGGGTCCAGAGGATCTGTGGACCGGAAGCCGATGCTTTCTACCTAGCTGAATGCTCCTTAGGtagtagaaatttaaaatgagaaCGAACAAAGATGAACAGGAAGCCTCTTCTACTTTATCTGGCCCCCCTATcgccgagaaaaaaaaaaaaagggctgaaaagaaatgttttatcTTCCAGGTTGGGCTTTTTATAGTGCCGTGATAGGGGTCGGGTTGACGTTTATTTGCGCAGTAATCAGTGGCCAGGCGGAAAAATCCACAGCCAGCGACAAAGTTCAAGACAAGATGAACGAGGGGAAAACTTTGATTTGTCTCGCGTGAAACGAGAAAAACTGGGGAAATTGTATATCATCATCGAGATCGATGCCTTTTTTGGAATATCCGCATCACGATTTTCTGTGCCAGAAAAGTGAAAATGCCAAATAATATTCCTTCCTCTCCGATCCGTTGGACGAaagaacgaaaggaaaaaaaaaaaaaaaaaaaaaaaaagaggaaatttaTCGCGGAACCAAATTGAGGTTTATCGAGGATCAAGGTCGGTGATTCTTCTTCACggagttattaaatttttgctcgGACGAAGAGTATTACTTATCCCAGAAATGAATCTGTgccaattaaattcttcccCAGATTTTCTATCGAAATATAGCATCGTAGTTGTTTCGCGATAACTACgattgtacttttttttttttttttttactacaatttttatacaaataaatgtaCACGATACATTCGACACGTATTCGTAAGTGATAAGaggaaattatgtattatacaaGGGAGAAATAAATGAAGGATACACTGttgaaaaaattcgtttcttcttaaagtcctatttttaaatc
Protein-coding regions in this window:
- the LOC107998845 gene encoding LHFPL tetraspan subfamily member 2 protein, with product MCYVIVTGRSLLWTLLSLVALMAVLSGLITPKWLIGPQMKDTKNGSESYVPTVGIFNRCIRLHGKKTHCANFNLDGFATDSSVFPGCWKASYFFLSFGLAIMAMTVLAALVGCCMQSIGRKSIFNLAGVAQVIAGIFYLLGMILYPAGWGAERVQRICGPEADAFYLAECSLGWAFYSAVIGVGLTFICAVISGQAEKSTASDKVQDKMNEGKTLICLA